The window AGGGCAGCCATGGGAGCCATGGCTGATTTAGGAGTCCATAAGACGGACTTAATCCAGTTCCTGCTGGGGCAGAAGGTAGCGGCTGTGACAGCCCGGATGCTTACACTGGATAAGAGAAACGGGGCAGGAGAGCTGATCGGCGTAGATGACAACGCCATCTGCATCTATGAAATGGAGCATGGCGCCATAGGAACCATGACTGCCAGCTGGACCTATTACGGCAGGGAAGATAATTCCACGGTTCTTTACGGAACCAAGGGGATCATGAAGATCTATGAGGATCCTGACCATTCCATTTCCGTTGTTTTAAAAAATGGGGAACAAATTTTATTCGACATCGATAAGATGCAGACCAATGACAATCAGACCAAATCCGGAATCATTGATGCATTTGTGGATGCCCTGGAAGCGGGGACAGAAGTGCCGGTCAGCGGGGCCGATGTGCTAAACGCCATGGAAGCCGTGTTTGCCTGCCAGGAGTCCAGCAGGGAGAAACGAAGGATTGTGATCAGGGAAAAGGGGGAGAGATAGAATGAAACTGGGATTTGTCAGCGCGATTCTGGCTGAATGGAACTTTGAGGAAATGATCGATACGGCGGCAGACATGGGGTTCCAGTGTGTGGAAGTGGCCTGCTGGCCCAGGGGAAAGGCGGAACGCAGGTATGCGGGCGTCAGCCACATTGACGTGGATTCTCTGACAGAGGAAAAGGCGGCATACATAGGGAACTACTGCAAAGAACGGAATGTAGAGATTTCCGCCCTTGCCTTTTATCCCAATGTAATGGAAGGGGATGAGGAAAAGAGGCAGGCTAATATTTCCCATCTAAAGAAAGTCATTGATGCCAGCGCTGTGCTGGGAGTCGGACTTGTGACCACCTTTATCGGCAGAGACCAGACAAAGACCGTGGAGGAGAACTTAGATCTGGTGAAAGAATTATGGCCGCCCATCCTTGCCCATGCAGAGGAAAAGGGGGTAAGAATCGCCATTGAAAACTGCCCCATGCTGTTTGGCAGAGAGCAGTGGCCAGGCGGGCAGAATCTGATGACAACGCCTGCGATCTGGGAAAAGATTTTTGAGATCCTGCCAAATGAAAACCTTGGGATTAATTATGACCCCTCTCATTTTATCTGGCAGATGATAGATTACATCCAGCCTCTTTACCAGTTTCAGAAGAAAATCTTCCACGTTCATTATAAGGACATTAAACTGTATGAAGATAAGCTGAAAAAAGTAGGTACCATGGCATATCCTCTGGCCTATATGTCACCCAAGCTTCCTGGTCTTGGCGATGTGGACTGGGGAAAATATGTCAGCGCATTGACGGATATCGGGTATGACGGGTTTACCTGCATTGAAGTGGAAGATCAGGCGTTTGAGGGCTCAAGAGAAAAGATCCTGGACAGCTTAAAGCTGTCTAAGAAATATATGGACCAGTTTATCATTTAGGTTGAGGTAGTAAAATTGCTTTAATAGAGAAGGAAAATGTAAAAGGAGGAATCAGTAATATGAAAAAAGCAGCAGCATTTATTTTGGCGGCATTGGTGGCGGTGGCAGGAACTGCATGTTCCCAGGTAAAACCGGCAGACACCACAACGGCAGCGGCAAAAGTAGAGACAACAGCAGAGACAACTTCAGCAGAGACTGCAAAAGAAACGGAAGCTCTTAAGGAAGGCGCCCATATTTATGTTCTTACCGTTCCTGAGGATCACGGCTGGACCGGTTCGGTGGCTACTTTTGCCAAAGAGAAAATCGAAGAGGTAAATGGGAAAGGCACCTACACAGCTGAGCTGATCACCTCTGCCAATGCGGCGGAACAGATCCGCAACATTGAGGATATCGTTTCCAAGGGAGAAAAAAATATTGCAATGGTCATCCAGCCCATCGACGATACGGTGCAGTCCGCCATTCAGGGCGTGATTGACGCAGGAATCCCTTATGTGGCCTTTGACCGGATCATTGACGGCGTGGCTGCTAAGGCTGTATCCAATGTAAAAGGCGACAATTCCGGTATTGGAGCAGGTGCAGCGGCATATTTCGTTTCCCTGGGACTTACACCGGGAGAAGCCATTTATGTGTATGAAGGCGACACCTCTTCCGTGACCACCTTAAGAGATGAAGGCTTTACTAAATATCTGACAGGGGAACTGGAATTCGGCGGAGAGACCATTGCAGACGATAAGAAATGGACACAGGATGATTTAAAATCCATTACATTTTCCGGCGCCATGAACTGGAGCCGTTCAGACACGAAAACCTCCTTTGAATCTCTTTTGGGAGACAGCAAAAACGCTGAGATCAAATGGTTCTATGCAGAGGATGACGAGCTGGCTATGGGAATCTTAGAGGCACTTTCCGGGGGCGGAATTGATGAGGCTACCAAGGAAACCTTCCTTTCCGGCAAACCGGTCATTACCGGCTGCGGAGGCCTTGACGAACTGTATGAAGTGCTTCGGGGAAAATCCTATCAGGATATCGCTTCAAAATGCGGCGGCATCATGTCCGTTACTTACAGCCCGTCCATGATCCAGACAGCCATTGAAGACATGGTAGATTATCTGGACGGAAAGCAGGTCACCCAGGATCACGTGATCGCCTGTGAAAACGTAACATCAGATAATGTAACTGAGTACCCATCCTTTTAGAATTAATGGTCTGAGGGGCAAAAGGGGCCGTTCATCGCTTAAGGAACGGCCCCTTTTATAAAACCGGAGGTTGAGATATGAGCTTATTGGAAATGAATGGGATCTGTAAAACATTTAACGGAATCCAGGTATTAAAAGGAGTCCGCTTAAAGGTGGAACAGGGGGAGGTCCATGCGCTGTTGGGAGAAAACGGGGCAGGGAAATCCACCCTGATGAATGTGCTGACAGGGGTGTTTCCCAAAGACAGCGGAACCATTGCATTTGACGGAAAAGAGATCCATACCATCACCATCAGACAGTCGGAGGAACTGGGAATTGCCTTTGTCCATCAGGAATTGAATTTATTTAATGATTTAAAAGTATATGAAAATATTTTTCTTGGAAAAGAGTACAAGAACAGGCTGGGAAAGCTGAACAAACAGAAGATGATGGAGGAAACAAAAGAGCTGTTTCATGAACTGGGAGTTGACATAAATCCCGGAGAACTGGTGGCTGATTTAAAGACCAGTCAGAAACAAATGCTGGAGATCGCGAAGGCTTTGTTCTTCAATGCCAAGCTGCTGATTTTAGACGAACCTACCACATCTTTAAACAATGAAGAAGTAAAGCATTTGTTCACCATTGTCAATCACTTGAAAAAGGCGGGAACTT of the Lacrimispora indolis DSM 755 genome contains:
- a CDS encoding Gfo/Idh/MocA family protein, producing MKVGIIGCGRIAQTRHIPEYAEHPGAQIVGYYDFNEERAKELAAVHGGKVYDSADALLADRGIDAVSVCTANHTHAEISVKALRSGKHVLCEKPMAVSLEECRAMVHAAAENNRQLMIGQNQRFARAHARAKELLSEGLIGNVLTFKTTFGHGGPETWSIDGGANSWFFDKERAAMGAMADLGVHKTDLIQFLLGQKVAAVTARMLTLDKRNGAGELIGVDDNAICIYEMEHGAIGTMTASWTYYGREDNSTVLYGTKGIMKIYEDPDHSISVVLKNGEQILFDIDKMQTNDNQTKSGIIDAFVDALEAGTEVPVSGADVLNAMEAVFACQESSREKRRIVIREKGER
- a CDS encoding sugar phosphate isomerase/epimerase family protein, translating into MKLGFVSAILAEWNFEEMIDTAADMGFQCVEVACWPRGKAERRYAGVSHIDVDSLTEEKAAYIGNYCKERNVEISALAFYPNVMEGDEEKRQANISHLKKVIDASAVLGVGLVTTFIGRDQTKTVEENLDLVKELWPPILAHAEEKGVRIAIENCPMLFGREQWPGGQNLMTTPAIWEKIFEILPNENLGINYDPSHFIWQMIDYIQPLYQFQKKIFHVHYKDIKLYEDKLKKVGTMAYPLAYMSPKLPGLGDVDWGKYVSALTDIGYDGFTCIEVEDQAFEGSREKILDSLKLSKKYMDQFII
- a CDS encoding substrate-binding domain-containing protein, with protein sequence MKKAAAFILAALVAVAGTACSQVKPADTTTAAAKVETTAETTSAETAKETEALKEGAHIYVLTVPEDHGWTGSVATFAKEKIEEVNGKGTYTAELITSANAAEQIRNIEDIVSKGEKNIAMVIQPIDDTVQSAIQGVIDAGIPYVAFDRIIDGVAAKAVSNVKGDNSGIGAGAAAYFVSLGLTPGEAIYVYEGDTSSVTTLRDEGFTKYLTGELEFGGETIADDKKWTQDDLKSITFSGAMNWSRSDTKTSFESLLGDSKNAEIKWFYAEDDELAMGILEALSGGGIDEATKETFLSGKPVITGCGGLDELYEVLRGKSYQDIASKCGGIMSVTYSPSMIQTAIEDMVDYLDGKQVTQDHVIACENVTSDNVTEYPSF